A window from Halomicrobium urmianum encodes these proteins:
- a CDS encoding DUF2391 domain-containing protein, giving the protein MSRKQRAPDDDDDPDMGDLFDDLQHLESLVDSDHERERVREAMQTATKVQDQDAVFGRVVWGFGAADLAEAALGALLFGVPMAVEGGTNEAGAFVAANPSFFAVTVLATVGTVLGILYVAEFQDVRVANPILGFVPRRPVGVLSASFVTAVALLTVWGRVVWTPGDLAANWEPLCICVVATFPMAIGAALGDILPGS; this is encoded by the coding sequence ATGAGCCGGAAGCAGCGCGCACCGGACGACGACGATGACCCCGACATGGGCGACCTCTTCGACGACCTCCAGCACCTGGAGTCGCTGGTCGACTCCGATCACGAGCGCGAACGCGTCCGCGAGGCGATGCAGACCGCCACCAAGGTCCAGGATCAGGACGCCGTCTTCGGCCGCGTGGTCTGGGGCTTCGGCGCGGCGGACCTGGCCGAGGCCGCGCTCGGAGCCCTGCTGTTCGGCGTTCCGATGGCCGTCGAGGGCGGCACCAACGAGGCCGGCGCGTTCGTCGCGGCCAATCCGTCCTTCTTCGCCGTAACCGTCCTCGCCACCGTCGGGACCGTCCTCGGCATCCTCTACGTCGCCGAGTTTCAGGACGTCCGGGTCGCGAACCCCATCCTCGGTTTCGTCCCCCGTCGGCCCGTCGGCGTCCTCAGCGCGTCGTTCGTGACTGCCGTCGCCCTCCTCACCGTCTGGGGCCGGGTCGTCTGGACGCCCGGCGACCTCGCCGCCAACTGGGAGCCACTGTGCATCTGCGTCGTCGCTACCTTCCCGATGGCCATCGGCGCCGCGCTCGGCGACATCCTCCCCGGGAGCTGA
- a CDS encoding HVO_2753 family zinc finger protein — protein sequence MSESQQKRTQKCVSCGINIAGTNAAAFKCPECGQQIYRCAKCRKQSNLYECPDCGFRGP from the coding sequence ATGAGCGAGAGCCAACAGAAGCGCACCCAGAAGTGCGTCTCCTGCGGCATCAACATCGCAGGGACGAACGCGGCCGCGTTCAAGTGCCCCGAGTGCGGCCAGCAGATCTACCGCTGCGCCAAGTGCCGCAAGCAGAGCAACCTCTACGAGTGCCCGGACTGCGGGTTCAGGGGGCCGTAA
- a CDS encoding elongation factor 1-beta, translating to MGKVAARIKVMPQSPEVDLDALQERLEGALPEGTKINGFERDDVAFGLVALFPTVIVPDDTGGTEAVEEAFADVEGVESVEVDEVGRI from the coding sequence ATGGGGAAGGTCGCCGCGCGCATCAAGGTCATGCCGCAGAGCCCCGAAGTCGACCTGGACGCGCTCCAGGAGCGCCTGGAGGGTGCCCTGCCCGAGGGGACGAAGATCAACGGGTTCGAGCGCGACGACGTGGCCTTCGGCCTCGTGGCGCTGTTCCCGACCGTCATCGTGCCCGACGACACCGGCGGCACCGAGGCCGTCGAGGAGGCCTTCGCCGACGTCGAGGGCGTCGAGAGCGTCGAAGTCGACGAAGTCGGCCGTATCTAA
- a CDS encoding 50S ribosomal protein L21e: MPSSNGPLEGTRDKLKNEPRQSGTSPPQRAIQEFEEGEKVHLKIDPSVPNGRFHPRFDGKTGVVVGEQGDAYKVEITDGGSTKTIIVTAAHLRQQE; the protein is encoded by the coding sequence ATGCCCAGTTCGAACGGACCCCTCGAAGGCACGCGCGACAAGCTGAAGAACGAGCCCCGCCAGAGCGGAACGAGCCCGCCCCAGCGGGCCATCCAGGAGTTCGAGGAGGGCGAGAAGGTCCACCTCAAGATCGACCCCTCGGTCCCGAACGGTCGCTTCCACCCCCGCTTCGACGGCAAGACCGGCGTCGTCGTCGGCGAGCAGGGCGACGCCTACAAGGTCGAGATCACCGACGGTGGTTCGACCAAGACGATCATCGTGACGGCCGCGCACCTCCGCCAGCAGGAATGA
- a CDS encoding RNA polymerase Rpb4 family protein, with protein MTIFKEKLEEEYLTLAEAKAVLEDLEAERAADEEREMRYELARATEHVNRFALLEPEEAQEFVDQLMELEKVDEPTAYKIANLRPLDRDELRAVFAQERYSLSGDELDEILNVVKQYA; from the coding sequence ATGACGATCTTCAAGGAGAAGCTCGAGGAGGAGTACCTGACCCTCGCCGAGGCGAAGGCCGTCCTCGAGGACCTCGAGGCCGAGCGAGCGGCCGACGAGGAGCGCGAGATGCGGTACGAACTCGCGCGGGCGACCGAGCACGTCAACCGCTTCGCGCTGCTGGAACCCGAGGAGGCCCAGGAGTTCGTCGACCAGCTCATGGAGCTGGAGAAGGTCGACGAGCCGACGGCCTACAAGATCGCGAACCTCCGCCCGCTGGACCGGGACGAGCTACGGGCCGTCTTCGCCCAGGAGCGGTACTCGCTGTCCGGTGACGAACTCGACGAGATTCTCAACGTCGTCAAGCAGTACGCGTAA
- a CDS encoding DUF655 domain-containing protein produces MSDSESGGGIEAVVLDVLPHGRSDDDRPRYQKEPLAFAMGTEDFRLYEIVLDEDADVSFGDRIDVTDRSFQRVDEVEYEDLPSGAQSELEYAVEDLVEDEAGRFVDFFNEAQPITLRLHQLNLLPGIGKKLRNSILDERKRQPFESFEDLADRVGGLHSPQEVLVERILEELREDDLKYRIFVREEDQE; encoded by the coding sequence ATGAGTGATTCCGAGAGCGGCGGCGGAATCGAGGCCGTCGTGCTCGACGTCCTGCCACACGGACGGAGCGACGACGATCGGCCTCGGTACCAGAAGGAGCCGCTCGCCTTCGCCATGGGGACCGAGGACTTTCGCCTGTACGAGATCGTCCTCGACGAGGACGCAGACGTGAGCTTCGGCGATCGGATCGACGTCACCGATCGGTCCTTCCAGCGGGTCGACGAGGTCGAGTACGAGGACCTGCCCAGCGGCGCCCAGTCGGAACTGGAGTACGCCGTCGAGGACCTCGTGGAGGACGAGGCCGGACGGTTCGTCGACTTCTTCAACGAGGCCCAGCCGATCACGCTGCGGCTCCACCAGCTGAACCTCCTTCCGGGCATCGGGAAGAAGCTCAGGAACTCGATCCTCGACGAGCGCAAGCGCCAGCCCTTCGAGAGCTTCGAGGACCTGGCGGACCGGGTCGGCGGCCTCCACAGCCCGCAGGAGGTGCTGGTCGAGCGCATCCTCGAGGAGTTGCGCGAGGACGACCTGAAGTACCGGATCTTCGTCCGCGAGGAGGATCAGGAGTGA
- a CDS encoding 16S ribosomal RNA methyltransferase A — protein sequence MSGPESTEDGAAADAGEYGDRDPDALRRRADVYGDPGQDQHFLVDDRVLDRLPGYADEVVGLADAHVLEIGAGTGALTDRLLAAASRVTAVERDPDLAAFLREEFASAVDDGRLTVVEGDALEVDLPEFDVSVSNLPYGASSEIAFRLLPLDRPLVLMFQREFAERMAADPGTDDYGRLSVTAGHYADVEVVETVPREAFDPQPRVESAVVRTVPRDPDYEVPSDDFFLRFLKAVFTQRRKTMRNAVRNTAHISNLGDPDAVVDAASAREASGGSSDESDGVDEELMGRRAGELTPTTFAELATLAWEVGEPEDG from the coding sequence GTGAGCGGGCCCGAGAGCACCGAGGACGGCGCCGCGGCGGACGCGGGCGAGTATGGGGACCGCGACCCCGACGCCCTGCGCCGGCGGGCGGACGTCTACGGCGACCCCGGACAGGACCAGCACTTCCTCGTCGACGACCGGGTACTGGACCGGCTGCCGGGCTACGCCGACGAGGTCGTCGGCCTCGCCGACGCCCACGTCCTGGAGATCGGGGCCGGCACGGGGGCGCTGACCGATCGCCTGCTGGCCGCGGCCAGCCGCGTCACCGCGGTCGAGCGCGACCCGGACCTCGCCGCGTTCCTCCGCGAGGAGTTCGCGTCCGCCGTCGACGACGGTCGGCTGACCGTCGTGGAGGGCGACGCGCTGGAGGTCGACCTGCCCGAGTTCGACGTCTCGGTTTCGAACCTGCCCTACGGGGCCTCCAGCGAGATCGCCTTCCGCCTGCTGCCGCTGGACCGGCCGCTCGTGCTGATGTTCCAGCGGGAGTTCGCCGAGCGGATGGCCGCCGACCCCGGGACCGACGACTACGGCCGGCTCTCCGTCACTGCTGGCCACTACGCCGACGTCGAGGTGGTCGAGACGGTGCCTCGCGAGGCGTTCGACCCACAGCCCCGCGTCGAGAGTGCCGTAGTGCGGACGGTACCGCGAGATCCTGACTACGAGGTGCCGAGCGACGACTTCTTCCTCCGGTTCCTGAAGGCCGTCTTCACGCAGCGGCGGAAGACGATGCGCAACGCCGTCCGGAACACGGCCCACATCTCGAATCTGGGCGACCCGGACGCGGTGGTCGACGCCGCCTCCGCGAGAGAAGCGAGCGGAGGTTCGTCGGACGAGTCCGACGGTGTCGACGAGGAGCTGATGGGCCGCCGGGCGGGCGAACTGACGCCGACGACGTTCGCCGAGCTGGCGACGCTGGCCTGGGAAGTCGGGGAGCCAGAGGATGGCTGA
- a CDS encoding HemK2/MTQ2 family protein methyltransferase produces MAEDEASSGSERTTDPDGDDGDRGRPDLADQRGVERVYQPAEDSRLLAEAATGFVEPGDRALDVGTGSGYVAEALSAAGADVLASDVNPHACRQARERGVAAVRADLVAPFREDAFDVVTFNPPYLPTDEDREWDDWMEEALSGGRDGRRLIDPFLEDLHRVLVPGGLGFVVLSSLTGIDGVRDYARRNGLLTREVASEKHPYERLVVLELTANH; encoded by the coding sequence ATGGCTGAGGACGAGGCGAGTTCTGGCAGCGAGCGCACGACGGACCCGGACGGCGACGACGGGGATCGGGGCCGGCCGGACCTGGCCGATCAGCGCGGCGTCGAGCGGGTGTACCAGCCGGCGGAGGACTCCCGGTTGCTGGCGGAGGCTGCCACGGGATTCGTCGAACCGGGCGACCGGGCGCTGGACGTCGGCACCGGGTCCGGGTACGTCGCCGAGGCGCTTTCCGCCGCCGGCGCGGACGTCCTCGCCTCCGACGTGAACCCCCACGCCTGCCGGCAGGCCAGAGAGCGCGGCGTGGCTGCGGTTCGCGCGGACCTGGTAGCGCCGTTCCGCGAGGACGCCTTCGACGTCGTGACGTTCAACCCGCCGTACCTGCCGACCGACGAGGACAGGGAGTGGGACGACTGGATGGAGGAGGCGCTGTCCGGCGGGCGGGACGGCCGCCGGCTGATCGATCCGTTTCTCGAGGACCTCCACCGGGTGCTGGTGCCGGGCGGGCTCGGATTCGTGGTGCTGAGCAGCCTCACCGGCATCGACGGCGTGCGCGACTACGCCCGCCGGAACGGCCTGCTCACCCGGGAAGTCGCCTCTGAGAAACACCCCTACGAGCGGCTGGTCGTGCTGGAACTGACGGCGAACCACTGA
- a CDS encoding TIGR00341 family protein, with protein MRLVQATVPHGVLDGVIERLDEHGVDYVAMDEMATDEYVAVLHFSTTKDRLESVLSDLYEAGLDADDHVTIIDSEVDLFGRVEASPGTKEEHSGVAGGELVGRTEDLLPDGRTYVSMIVLSVVVATTGLLLDSVAVVVGAMVIAPLYGPAVSTSVGTVVGNRRLFSRGIELQVMGVAIAVVTATLFAWFLKVGYLSPAGLAITSTPQIASRLSPDILSLVVALVAGVAGILGMATSTRVTLVGVMMAAALLPPAAVVGIGIAWWEPPVAVHAATLLAVNVLAINFAGLVTLWYLGYRPHSRIQLSQTRRHLAKRAVMLFVGIVLVSGLLVTVSYQNVQQSQLEQSISDQVQGTLDDDRYANVSLVDVKAIEEHSAMLSKTDRVVVTIGRPPDQARPGLRYEIGGLVRNQTADDVAVDVRVVLVYTDTWDSDVSNPIAAVPAAGQLDVSDPAATLDRPPGPATG; from the coding sequence ATGCGACTCGTTCAGGCGACGGTGCCGCACGGCGTGCTCGATGGGGTGATAGAGCGCCTCGACGAGCACGGCGTCGACTACGTCGCGATGGACGAGATGGCGACGGACGAGTACGTGGCCGTCCTGCACTTCTCGACGACCAAGGACAGGCTGGAGTCCGTCCTCTCGGACCTCTACGAGGCGGGCCTGGACGCAGACGACCACGTCACGATCATCGACAGCGAGGTCGACCTGTTCGGTCGTGTGGAGGCGAGCCCCGGGACGAAGGAGGAACACAGCGGCGTCGCCGGCGGAGAGCTCGTCGGCCGCACGGAGGACCTCCTCCCCGACGGCCGGACCTACGTCTCGATGATCGTCCTGAGCGTGGTCGTCGCGACGACCGGCCTGTTGCTGGACTCGGTCGCCGTCGTCGTCGGGGCGATGGTCATCGCCCCGCTGTACGGGCCGGCGGTCAGCACCAGCGTCGGCACTGTGGTCGGCAACCGGCGGCTGTTCTCCCGGGGGATCGAACTCCAGGTGATGGGCGTGGCCATCGCGGTCGTCACTGCGACGCTGTTCGCCTGGTTCCTGAAGGTCGGCTACCTCTCGCCCGCGGGGCTCGCCATCACGTCGACCCCGCAGATCGCCAGCCGGCTCTCGCCGGACATCCTCTCGCTCGTCGTCGCGCTCGTCGCCGGCGTCGCCGGCATCCTCGGCATGGCCACGAGCACGCGCGTCACGCTGGTCGGCGTGATGATGGCCGCGGCGCTGCTCCCGCCCGCGGCGGTCGTGGGCATCGGGATCGCCTGGTGGGAGCCGCCCGTCGCCGTCCACGCCGCCACTCTCCTCGCCGTCAACGTCCTCGCGATCAACTTCGCAGGGCTCGTGACCCTGTGGTACCTCGGCTACCGACCCCACTCGCGGATTCAGCTCTCGCAGACCCGCCGGCATCTGGCGAAGCGAGCCGTGATGCTCTTCGTCGGCATCGTCCTGGTCTCCGGGCTGCTCGTGACCGTTTCCTACCAGAACGTCCAGCAGTCTCAGCTGGAACAGAGCATCAGCGATCAGGTCCAGGGGACCCTCGACGACGATCGCTACGCGAACGTCAGCCTCGTCGACGTCAAGGCCATCGAGGAGCACTCGGCCATGCTGAGCAAGACCGATCGAGTGGTGGTCACGATCGGTCGACCGCCGGACCAGGCGCGGCCGGGGCTGCGGTACGAGATCGGCGGACTGGTCAGAAACCAGACGGCAGACGACGTGGCTGTCGACGTGAGAGTGGTCCTCGTGTACACCGATACCTGGGACAGCGACGTCTCCAACCCGATAGCGGCGGTCCCTGCCGCCGGCCAGCTGGATGTCTCTGACCCGGCCGCTACCCTCGACCGACCGCCTGGACCTGCGACCGGATGA
- a CDS encoding 5-methyltetrahydropteroyltriglutamate--homocysteine methyltransferase yields the protein MPEVVSATPGLYPLPDWAKDELAGLKGRQKGGLISGDEGEEIVAAYERAREEVVDLQTEAGLDLAVEGQLRWDDMLAHPLAVADAVETRGIVRYYDNNNFYREPVVTDDLAASGDVAAELDAAADLTDDGLAAVLPGPYTLADLAADEHYGDSESFLAAVADFLAAEAEQFPDVETLFLLEPSLLESPPGDGADERASEAIDTVASAVDADVVAHTYWESHGGDGSLDEKVYAHLLDADVDAVGFDLVADHEGSTYLVNEYGCTDDVALGVVDGQNTLVEETDEVAERVEWTLSNTPGADFETVYATINTPTFYLPSSKFEEKLETLGALELTEVTA from the coding sequence ATGCCAGAGGTAGTCTCAGCGACGCCCGGTCTCTATCCGCTGCCGGACTGGGCCAAAGACGAGCTCGCCGGTCTGAAGGGTCGCCAGAAGGGCGGTCTGATCTCCGGCGACGAGGGCGAGGAGATAGTCGCGGCCTACGAGCGGGCCCGCGAGGAAGTCGTCGACCTGCAGACCGAGGCCGGCCTCGACCTGGCCGTGGAGGGGCAACTGCGGTGGGACGACATGCTCGCCCACCCGCTGGCCGTCGCCGACGCCGTCGAGACGCGGGGCATCGTCCGCTACTACGACAACAACAACTTCTACCGGGAGCCAGTCGTCACCGACGACCTCGCCGCCAGCGGCGACGTCGCCGCCGAACTCGACGCCGCGGCCGACCTGACTGACGACGGGCTCGCGGCCGTGCTGCCCGGTCCGTACACGCTCGCGGACCTGGCGGCCGACGAGCACTACGGCGACAGCGAGTCGTTCCTCGCGGCCGTCGCCGACTTCCTCGCCGCCGAGGCCGAGCAGTTCCCCGACGTGGAGACGCTGTTCCTGCTGGAGCCGTCGCTGCTGGAGTCCCCGCCGGGCGACGGCGCGGATGAGCGCGCCAGCGAGGCCATCGACACGGTCGCCTCCGCGGTCGACGCCGACGTGGTCGCCCACACCTACTGGGAGTCCCACGGCGGCGACGGCAGCCTCGACGAGAAGGTGTACGCTCACCTGCTGGACGCCGACGTCGACGCCGTCGGCTTCGACCTCGTGGCCGACCACGAGGGGAGCACCTACCTCGTCAACGAGTACGGCTGCACGGACGACGTCGCGCTGGGCGTCGTCGACGGCCAGAACACGCTGGTCGAGGAGACCGACGAGGTCGCCGAGCGCGTCGAGTGGACGCTCTCGAACACGCCCGGCGCCGACTTCGAGACGGTGTACGCCACGATCAACACGCCGACGTTCTACCTGCCCTCGAGCAAGTTCGAGGAGAAACTGGAGACGCTCGGCGCCCTCGAGCTGACGGAGGTGACAGCATGA
- a CDS encoding methionine synthase, with protein MSNRPANNREQFRPEDHDNDNFLLTTVVGSYKKPKWLDRARELYEDPEDGFGEEEWQEATDDAARLITEEHERSGLDVVVDGEMRRKEMVEYFAHLIEGYEFNGRVKVWGHNYFDKPSVADEVEYGEEWLVDEYEFTSGVADSPVKVPITGPYTLANWTFNEAYEDDAALARDLADLVNTEIERLVDAGARYIQIDEPALATTPDDHAIVGECLERIVEDIPEEVRIGLHVCYGDYSRIYPEVLDYPVDELDLELTNGDYEQIDVFTEPEFTLDLALGVVDNHTAEVESVAEIKENILQGFKVVPPEQLTISPDCGLKLLPREIAYQKMENMVRAAREVEAELDAGEIDVGYAAPEVSADD; from the coding sequence ATGAGCAACCGACCCGCCAACAACCGCGAGCAGTTCCGACCCGAGGACCACGACAACGACAACTTCCTGCTGACGACGGTCGTCGGCAGCTACAAGAAGCCCAAGTGGCTCGACCGCGCGCGCGAGCTGTACGAGGACCCCGAGGACGGCTTCGGCGAGGAGGAGTGGCAGGAGGCCACGGACGACGCCGCTCGCCTCATCACCGAGGAGCACGAGCGTTCCGGCCTCGACGTCGTCGTCGACGGCGAGATGCGGCGCAAGGAGATGGTCGAGTACTTCGCCCACCTGATCGAGGGCTACGAGTTCAACGGCCGCGTGAAGGTGTGGGGCCACAACTACTTCGACAAGCCGAGCGTCGCCGACGAGGTCGAGTACGGCGAGGAGTGGCTCGTCGACGAGTACGAGTTCACCAGCGGCGTCGCCGACAGCCCCGTCAAGGTGCCGATCACCGGCCCGTACACCCTCGCGAACTGGACGTTCAACGAGGCCTACGAGGACGACGCGGCGCTGGCTCGCGACCTCGCGGACCTCGTGAACACGGAGATCGAGCGCCTCGTCGACGCCGGCGCTCGCTACATCCAGATCGACGAGCCCGCGCTGGCGACCACGCCGGACGACCACGCCATCGTCGGCGAGTGCCTGGAGCGCATCGTCGAAGACATCCCCGAGGAAGTCCGCATCGGCCTCCACGTCTGCTACGGCGACTACTCCCGCATCTACCCCGAAGTGCTGGACTACCCGGTCGACGAGCTCGACCTGGAGCTGACCAACGGCGACTACGAGCAGATCGACGTCTTCACCGAGCCCGAGTTCACGCTCGACCTCGCGCTGGGCGTCGTCGACAACCACACCGCCGAGGTCGAGTCCGTCGCGGAGATCAAGGAGAACATTTTGCAGGGCTTCAAGGTCGTGCCCCCGGAGCAGCTGACCATCTCGCCGGACTGCGGCCTGAAGCTGCTACCCCGCGAGATCGCCTACCAGAAGATGGAGAACATGGTCCGGGCCGCCCGCGAGGTCGAGGCGGAACTCGACGCCGGCGAAATCGACGTCGGGTACGCGGCGCCCGAGGTTAGCGCCGACGATTGA
- a CDS encoding HTH domain-containing protein translates to MSSDDPQLRAELYLRGDTYGTYEAQQAVLERVERLEAGDVLDAAEVADEWQRIRTTDEDRRDGAVETYGEFADWARRNGYSLGPAFEQRTRSYVGLDRVDDVVVFPVVSLAVYEDDRLRGVFPCSDDERTYRVQDCLEAFERGDAGWLAQFDTVTVDRTEPRLGPAAGD, encoded by the coding sequence ATGTCCAGTGACGATCCCCAGCTGCGAGCGGAACTGTACCTGCGCGGCGACACCTACGGCACCTACGAGGCCCAGCAGGCGGTGCTGGAGCGAGTCGAGCGACTGGAAGCGGGCGACGTGCTCGACGCGGCCGAGGTGGCCGACGAGTGGCAGCGCATCCGGACGACCGACGAGGACCGCCGCGACGGCGCCGTCGAGACCTACGGGGAGTTCGCCGACTGGGCCAGGCGCAACGGCTACAGCCTCGGGCCGGCCTTCGAGCAGCGGACGCGCTCGTACGTGGGCCTCGATCGGGTCGACGACGTGGTCGTGTTCCCCGTCGTCTCGCTGGCCGTCTACGAGGACGACCGGCTCCGGGGCGTGTTTCCCTGCTCGGACGACGAGCGGACCTACCGCGTGCAGGACTGCCTGGAGGCCTTCGAGCGGGGCGACGCCGGCTGGCTCGCGCAGTTCGACACCGTGACCGTCGACCGGACCGAACCCCGCCTCGGACCGGCGGCCGGCGACTGA
- a CDS encoding carbohydrate kinase family protein, translating into MPRVVCAGHVNWDVTFRVDRLPGPDDEARIVDETHSGGGSASNVAVVLAELDVDATLLGSVGSDEYGERTRRELTGVGVDTRLVESGGGTAVKYALVDADGEVAVLGSDGANEAYAADDLPDEDLAAADHLHLTGQDPETARELARRAVEAGVPVSFDPGRRLGDRAYDAVLEHVDTLFCNDREATVAADAGLLSAVPRVVVTDGAGGARLEVDGRTVTHDGYDVDPIDTTGAGDAFAGGYLAARFAGDEEYALAVGNVCGALAARTVGARVQADWREVEALLDD; encoded by the coding sequence ATGCCGCGGGTCGTCTGCGCCGGGCACGTCAACTGGGACGTCACCTTCCGGGTGGACAGGCTACCCGGGCCCGACGACGAGGCGCGTATCGTCGACGAGACGCACTCCGGCGGCGGCAGCGCCTCGAACGTCGCCGTCGTCCTCGCGGAGCTGGACGTGGACGCCACGCTCCTGGGAAGCGTCGGCAGCGACGAGTACGGCGAGCGGACGCGCCGGGAACTGACCGGCGTCGGGGTGGACACGCGCCTCGTCGAGTCCGGCGGCGGTACCGCCGTGAAGTACGCCCTCGTCGACGCGGACGGCGAGGTGGCGGTGCTGGGCTCCGACGGCGCCAACGAGGCCTACGCGGCCGACGACCTCCCCGACGAGGACCTGGCGGCCGCCGATCACCTCCACCTGACCGGTCAGGACCCGGAGACGGCCCGCGAACTCGCCCGGCGGGCCGTCGAGGCCGGCGTGCCCGTCAGCTTCGACCCGGGCCGGCGCCTCGGCGACCGCGCGTACGACGCCGTCCTCGAACACGTGGACACGCTCTTCTGTAACGACCGCGAGGCGACGGTGGCCGCCGATGCGGGACTTCTCTCGGCCGTCCCTCGCGTCGTGGTCACCGACGGGGCCGGCGGCGCCCGCCTGGAGGTCGACGGCCGGACGGTGACCCACGACGGGTACGACGTCGATCCCATCGACACGACCGGCGCCGGCGACGCCTTCGCGGGCGGCTACCTGGCGGCGCGCTTCGCGGGCGACGAGGAGTACGCGCTGGCGGTCGGCAACGTCTGCGGCGCCCTGGCGGCCCGGACGGTCGGCGCGCGCGTGCAGGCAGACTGGCGCGAGGTCGAGGCGCTGCTGGACGACTGA
- a CDS encoding phosphotransferase family protein: MSSPVADVEAVLEESGPDYADFSFERPGGGHQSDVYMVTLEHRGEEYEVVLKFEPPNMESFAVEPKLHEYVAKRTDVPVPEILVFEPDPDMDVPPYFVTARLEGDNLAEAFPELTTDVRERVMRQAGEMLGDLHEEIAFEAYGWLDLWEDRIIVRDLTGSWREYFRELTWGHLDGLEGTPFADLRERAEAALEPAMDLVPEEGVPRLVHDDFRPANLLFDGDLEDPITAILDWQDVLAAHPEYHVAATEFLFVDSSFRDPEVRDRLRGALHDGYRSERAFEFGEAYERRRPIYQLSTLLWRMGGFQDAFADETGLTRARAEAQYREQFERLVESLPEA, from the coding sequence GTGTCGAGTCCCGTCGCCGACGTCGAGGCGGTCCTGGAGGAGTCCGGCCCCGACTACGCGGACTTCTCGTTCGAGCGGCCGGGAGGGGGCCACCAGAGCGACGTGTACATGGTGACCCTCGAACACCGGGGCGAGGAGTACGAGGTGGTCCTGAAGTTCGAGCCGCCGAACATGGAGTCGTTCGCGGTCGAACCGAAACTCCACGAGTACGTCGCCAAGCGCACCGACGTTCCCGTCCCGGAGATTCTCGTCTTCGAGCCCGACCCCGACATGGACGTGCCGCCCTACTTCGTGACGGCGCGGCTCGAGGGCGACAACCTCGCGGAAGCGTTCCCGGAGCTGACGACTGACGTCCGCGAGCGGGTGATGCGACAGGCCGGGGAGATGCTGGGGGACCTCCACGAGGAGATCGCCTTCGAGGCCTACGGCTGGCTCGACCTCTGGGAGGACCGGATCATCGTCCGCGACCTGACCGGTAGCTGGCGGGAGTACTTCCGGGAGCTGACGTGGGGCCACCTCGACGGGCTGGAGGGGACCCCCTTCGCCGACCTCCGTGAGCGCGCCGAGGCGGCGCTGGAGCCCGCGATGGACCTCGTTCCAGAAGAGGGCGTCCCGCGACTCGTCCACGACGACTTCCGGCCGGCGAACCTCCTGTTCGACGGGGACCTCGAGGATCCGATCACGGCCATCCTCGACTGGCAGGACGTCCTCGCCGCCCACCCCGAGTACCACGTCGCAGCGACCGAGTTCCTCTTCGTCGACTCCTCGTTCCGGGACCCCGAGGTCCGCGACCGGCTCCGCGGGGCGCTGCACGACGGCTACCGCTCCGAGCGGGCGTTCGAGTTCGGCGAGGCGTACGAACGCCGGCGGCCGATCTACCAGCTCTCGACGCTGCTGTGGCGTATGGGCGGCTTTCAGGACGCCTTCGCCGACGAGACGGGGCTGACGCGGGCCCGCGCCGAGGCCCAGTACCGCGAGCAGTTCGAGCGGCTCGTCGAGTCGCTGCCCGAGGCCTGA